One segment of Polyangiaceae bacterium DNA contains the following:
- the rpmG gene encoding 50S ribosomal protein L33 yields the protein MSARAAGPKKTQKARTNIVLACSVCGARNYKSTKARREGAEMLQLKKFCSACNAHTLHIESK from the coding sequence ATGTCAGCCCGCGCGGCGGGCCCCAAAAAGACCCAAAAGGCGAGGACGAATATCGTCCTCGCCTGTTCGGTCTGCGGAGCTCGAAATTACAAGAGCACCAAGGCCCGCCGTGAAGGCGCTGAGATGCTGCAGCTCAAGAAATTCTGCAGCGCCTGCAACGCCCACACGCTGCACATCGAATCGAAATAG